GCGCCCGTTGCCGGTGCCGACGCCGACGACCAAGGCCGCCGGCAGGCGTAGCGGGGCGTACATCTCCGGGCTGCGTAGGGTGGTGGTGACGTTGCAGATGCAGGAAGCCGTCGCTGCCCCGGCGGACGGTGTGGTCTAGGCCCTCATGATCGGCGGCGGCCACCAGCTGGAGGCTAAAACCGGCCAGGCTAGCGTTGGCCGGCGTTATTGTGTGGTGAGCAATGGTGGCGACTGTGAGAAAGGGGTGTTGCATGAGTAGTGCGGTGACGATAGCATGACTGATAACGAGTTTCATCTCCATGTATATGGTATTGCTTGGATGCCAATGGCAGGACCACATACATGGTTAGAGAAGATATATAGAGGGAGGGAAgggggggggagggagggagggagggagagagagagagagagagagagagagagagagagagagagagagagagagagagagagagagagagagagagagcttaGGCCTCACGTTAGTTTATTTTCTAATTTCTATCTTGGAGATAGCATCTTGACGATGTTGTGCTGTGTACAAATGGGCTGCTGGAGCTATCTACTATAGCTACCGTCAAGAGATGGAGTTCTATCTTGAAGATAGGCTTAGGATGCGTTTCATTTAGCATGTAACCCTACAAATGCATCATACAATCTTGGAGAACAAAATACATGTACATTCAAGCATGCAACAAGTGAACCAAGAATCTAAACAAATAAATATGATGATTTAGGTGACGATTTTAAGTACTatctagagagagagagcattACTCCACGTTTAAACATAACATGCAAATCCATTAGATCGAGCATAGCAGACATGCTACAAATGCATAGTACATACAATTTGCTCTTCGAAGAGCAAACTACGAGTATATGCAGCAAGGAAGTGAACAGAAGGTATGGACATAAATAATGAGGCATTTATTCTTCCTCCCTCATGCAGAGGCAGAGCGTTTGGCCGTCTCCCCCGCGCTGCGGGCGTCTCCCTCCGGCCACGTCTAGACAAGTGTCCTGCACTGCGAGGTGGTCGGGTCCCACAACGCCGGGAGCAGGTACTTCCTCCCGCCCAGCCCGATGGCGTTGTAGCTCGCGCCGGTGGCCGGGTCCGTGAGCAGCTTCCCGGGGTAGCCGGGGTAGGCCCCGCTCCCGAAGATCCCGGCGCACGCCGTGGCGGCCTCCAGCCCGGCGCCGGCGTCCTCGCCCTGGTAGTACCCGTCCCCGTAGGGGTTGGTGACAGTGCCGGCGAGGAGCGCGGCGAGGCTGATGACCATGCCGTCGGCGCCGACGTCACCGTTGGGCGGCACGAGCGGCGGGGCCTGGGGCCCGTGCAGCGGCTGGTGGAACGGCCACGCGCACTGGCCGGGGCACTGCCGCGCGGGGTTCCCCGCCCACAGGTACGTGTACCGCGCCCGGccgtgcgcgccgccgcggtCGCGGCCGTGGATGCCGCACCGCGACACGCAGAAGGGAGCCACGGCGACGTCGGCGGCCGTTAGCACGGCCGTGACGGCGCCCCGGTGGTGCCCCGCGGCGCGCGCCAGCGCCGTCACGTTGCCCGGCGAGAGCGGGCCCCGGCCCAGCGACATGCGCTCGTCCAGGACCTGCCTGCCGAGCGCCAcccgcgagccgccgccgcggtaCAGCGAGGTGGTCCGCCACCACGACGCCACGGTCGGGGCGGCGACCGGGTGCCGGGGCGCGGCCGAGAGGGAGCGGACGAAGTCGGCCACGATCGCGCGCTGCGCCGGGGCGAAGCGGCCGTAGAAGAGCAGGTTGACGGTGAGGTTCCCCGTGAGCAGCGCGCCGCCGTGGTCCCGCAGGACAATCGGGTCCGGCTTCACCAGGAACAGCATGCGCGGGTTGAACGCCGCGCACCGCGGCGGCGCCGTGCTCAGCAGGACGATGGCGACGATGGAGATGATCTGCAGCGGCAGGAACGCCGGCTTCTTGAGCTCGCCCATGGCTTGCGCGAGGCGAGACGGTGGAGATGATCAATGAGGTGTTGATCGAGCTATGAGATTGCCGAAGACGAAGCTGGTGTTGTGTGAGGAGTTGGGGCTCTTGGGCTACCTCGTGGCGTCGCGGCGGTTTATATAGCGGGCTGGAGCGTGCGGGCGTAATGGCGACGACGTGATGGAGGtgtgccgcgcgcgcgcgtgtggccGCCGGCTTGGCCGCGCCGCCGAGTTAAGAGGCGCATGGCGCGCGCGTGCATCAGCCCAGGCGCGGGAATGGAAGATGCCGCGACGAAGGCGAAGTCGTTGGCCTGCAGCCTGCTGCCACTTGCGGTGGGACGGAACGTGGCCGCAACAATTTTCATGGCTGTAATCTTGAACGCCGCGGGATCGCGTTGCGTTGCGCACTTGTTTAGAGAAGATGCCTGGTTGAATGGATTTCGGGGGCTTATTCTGGCAGCGTTCAAATGGTTGACTGGTGTTGCCGGCGTGTGGTTTCTGTTGCCAGCAATTGGAGTTGGAGCTCCCGGTTTTGGCTTGGGTTTGCGTGCTAGAGAGATGTACAACTTATGCGTGTGTTTAATTTATTCGATTTGAAATATTGTATATATGCTTTGTTGTAATATTTTGGGCCAGAGCAAATATATTAGCCCATTGATAATTACGGGCTACTTACGTGGCCCGTCACAGAATTTATCCTCGCCCGGCCCATTTCAAAAAAGCACGTCCATTTTGTCGCCATCCAGGGGCCAGTGGCCACACCAGTGTGACAGACACTGACGCACTTCACACGTGCAGCTTGCGTCGCCATCAAATGGTACGTTACGTGTCATTCCATGATGCGCACACGCCTTGGTGTCCCAAGCTCCCAATAAGGCAGCGTGGACCGGATCTCCCTTTCTCGGCGCGGCGTCGTCTTCCTCAACCCATAGCCGATAAGTTTCCTGAGCTCTAGATTCACCTGCTACACGCGGCGCCATGCCTCTCTCTTGAAGCACGTGAAGGACGAACCACTCAACCATACATGCAAACGCTGCTGTACACGATGCTACAACTTTACAGGTCCTTTTATTTAGCACTGCCCGGCACGCTACGTACGATGATACTCACTGTACTATACAGTATTTACACATAGCAACAATTAAAAAAACATCCTTTTCTGGATCCGTCACCTCGGCACGATCGGATCCACGGGGGGCTACACCAGCGTGGAGCACGCCGACGTGTCGGGGTCGAACAGCGCCGGCAGCAGGTActtcctcccgcgcgcgccgtGCGCGTTGTAGCTGGCGCCCGTCGCCGCGTCCACCAGCAGCCGCCCGGCGTACCCGGGGTAGGCGCCGCTAGCGTAGACGCCCGCGCACGCCGTGGCGGCCtccagcggcgcggcgcggtcgCCCTGGTAGAACCCGTCCCCGAACGGGTTGGTCACCGCGCCGGCCACCATGCTGGCCACGCTGATCACCGCGCCGTCCATGCCGGCGTCCCCGCTCGGCGGCACCAGCGGCGGCGCCTGCGGCCCGTACGCCGGCTGGTGGAACGGCCACGCGCACTGCCCCGGGCACTGCGCGGCCGGGTTGCCCACCCACGCGTACGCCGCGCGGGACGAcgaccccgcgccgccgccgtacgACCCGTGGTGCCCGCACCGGCTCGCGCAGAAGCCCTCCACCGCCACGTCCTGCGCCGTGAGCACCAGCGCGATGCCGCCGGCCTTCGCGGGGCGCGCCGCGGCCGCGAGCGCCGGGAGCTGGGACATCTTCAGGTTCTTCCCCAGCGAGCACGCCTCGTCCGAGACCTGCCCGGCCAGGACCACCCGCGCGTTCCTGGCGCCGGCGCCGTTCGCGCCGTTCTTGCTGACGGCCGCCGCCTTGGATAGGTAGAGCCGGTTGATGCTGCTCCACCACTGTGCGACGGACGGGGAGGGGGACGACGACGGCGCCCcccgcggcggggcggagagggagaggaggaagtcGGAGACGACGGCCTTCTGCGCCGGCGTGAAGCGGCCGTACCAGAGGATGGAGACGGGGATGTCGCCGCTCAGCACGGCGCCGTTGTGGTACGTGAGGAGGTTCGGCTGGGGCTGGACCAGGAACGCCGCTGACGGCGGGGCCATGGTCACGGCAAGCGCCATCAGTAGCAGGAGGAGGGCACCGTGCTCGGCCATTGGGAGAGAAGGCTCTCGAGACGGGCTAGAATCTTGGAAGAATCTTCCCTCTACCTCGGTGGCTCTGTTTGGGGATGGGAGGTGATGTGTTTGGGACTGTGGGTAGCAAAGCCAAGCCAAAGAACTGCTTATATAGGGGCGCCGCGCATCCCCATTCCCCACTGGACTCGAATTATTGTGACTGTATCCATATCGATAAGCATGCGAAACAAGTCACCTTGTGGTAGATTTACGGTGCTTCAGCTACGGAGCTACCAACCAGTTCAGTCCTACACACACTTCATCTTTGCAGTGTTCATGGTGCTTTAGCTACCTAACAGAGTAGTAACAGTTCACTCAAAAGGGTGCTTACACGTACTTCAGGTACCAGCAACACAGTTCACTCAAAAAGGGTAGGTGGTTGAGGGAAAAAGGACATTCCCCTCAACCATTTCGTCTCACCAGACCGATTAAGGATTTAAACCTATCCTAAAATCCCATTTGCCTGCTCTGAAATTTAACATCTTTTTTTTGCCTATAATGGAGTTCAACTAATATTACAATAGTATTACAATGTACTTCCTCCatcctaaattattagtcgttttgaaTTTTCTAAATCCATAGTTTAAAACGGAGGCAGTGGCGGAGCCACCAGTATGGCGAGCTATGGCGGCCGCCATACCTGCCACGGATAACCCCTTCCCTCCCCGCGCCAGTTCGTTTCCGGCCACCCTGCGCCATGGATCCATGGATGTCAGGTCTGTTCGTCTGgtctagaggaagaagaacatcACGTTTAGACTTTTGGGCTTCTGGAGAATTGGACAGTCAGGTACTCAGGTAGTCAGGTATCAGCCCATCACAGACCGCACAAGCCCATCATGAATCGTCAAAACCAACTACCTGATGGATGGAGTCGCCGTTGCCCTCGCCAGTCGACCTTCGGCCTCCGCGGTTTCGTCGTGTCGGTTCGTCGCCTCGTCGGCTTGTCGCCAGACGCGCGATGGCAGCGGACGGGGAGCAGGGCTAGCGCAGCCTCGGCCTCGATGGCATGGAAACGGAGCCGGCTAAATCCTCCTTGAGACCCTGATGTTTCCATTGGTCTATCGTCTAATTGAGCTAGCACTGCTCCTTCCAGTCACAACAGCATCTGTGGAAAGAGTCTTTTTGGTTATAAAAATTATAAAAACTGAACAACGTAATAAGATGGACGATGACTGGCTTAATGATTTGATGATATGCTATAATAAGAAGGAGATATTTAAAGGAATTGATAATGAAGCAATCATGAAGCGCTTTCAAGCCTTGAAACATCAGAGGCTGAATCTTCCTCGGCCAGCTCGCCACACTTAGTGCTTGTACAGTATGTTTATCTAATCGTCTACTTATCAATGCCTAATATTTTTATACAATTAAGACTGATGAGCTGATATATAGTAAATTTATGCATATTCAATGGTTATATTTTTTTATACAAATAATTAGTGGTAGGTTCGCCATAGGTAAATTTTAATCCTGACTCCGCCACTGAACGGAGGAGTAACAACTTAAAGTTGATAAGGAAAAGGAAAGACCAACCACATACTTGTACAATATACTGTCACAAGTCTATTGGCAATAATCTTCTAAAACTTTTCAAAAGCTCTAGGCACCAACATCAAAAATAAAACTGATGATACTCTGAATTAGAAAAATGGTGGTGAGAATGAGATCATGCAAAGCGAGAACCAAGGGCGGATTTAGGGGGGCTGCAGGGGGCTCCAGCCCCCCTACTATCGAGAAGTCCATTTGAGACaaaggggaaggagaaggagatagagaggaaaagaagagaaaaagagaaagaaagagtgagatggagggaggaggaagccCCCGTACTCCAAACTTGCCTCCACCACTAGCGAGAATATAATGGTAGTCCTGAGACTCCGGATCCCAATCATCACCGGGCGGGGCCCGGGGCACGCGTACGTGGAGGTCAAACGAGCGTTGCCTTCCTCCTTGCTCGGACCACATATAATTGGAGGGGCCCCCATGGCGATGATGATACCCTTCCCGGATGGGGGAGCTCCATTCCGGCCGCAAGTACGCGAGGCAAAAGTTGGCGCCAGAGCTTGACAGGGGATGGATATCCCCATCGCCATTCGCGCGTACATGCAGGCACGCATGGAGCCGTCGCGGTCTGCCCAtccccgccgtcgccgtcgcggcTCCAGCTGGATGCCGCTACCCATTTTCCGACTCATCTTTTTTAAGGATCAAGGAAATATATTCTGCGTATGCATTTGGTACCGAGTGGTGTCTAGTGGGATGGAATGGAACTAAACGATTCTTGGAGCACATACACCATCGGTTCTTTTTTCTACGATGGGAAAAGGCCATCACTCTTGATTTTTCGAGGCCCATAATTGGCCACCTTGTTCGATTCTGTTGAatttctttctttttgtttttgTGTGGGTTTTCGCAACTATTTCTGCTGTATGATCGAGGCTCGAGTGACCTGCCATGGATAAACACTCAGATTCGGCGATCCTTTCTCCAATCAGATGACAATAGACAATATATTGTTCCATAAAAAGACAATTGTCAATATATCACATATGGAACCTATAGTCTATAACTTGAGATATAGAAACAGATCAGGCTTTGTAAAGATTATCCCAGAGGCATATGCAGCCACCAAACAGGAGCACTTTGGagacctgccgccgccgccgccgctctagATTAGTAGTAGGAGTACGTGTCCTCTAGCTTGGCGCTACAACTTCATGATTGATGGGCCCATCCCCTACGACAAGTCACCAATGCGAAGTGTTGTGGAAGTAGTATACTAGCACCATGCGTGCGCCGCTCCGCTCCATGAGTGACCAAACCAAACCTACTAACCAAAGGCAAAGGTTACCGGCAAAGCAAGGGTTTAGTGCCTTGTAAACTCGAGAGGCCatcaatcatcatcatcatGCAAACCCAGAACAGCTGGCGCCCATGCACCCGAACGCGCGCGGAGACGTGTCGGCGCGGGGCGCCACCTGCACCGGGAGGTGGGCAGGGCGGCAGGCGGCAGCTAGCTGCAGTGTCGGGGCGGCAATAATGGAGGCGGCGGGTACAGCAGGCCGCGCCGTGGACCTGTTCTCTGAAAGGATGCAGGGCGCCTGTGGCCACTGAATTCCTGCGCCGCATGCAGCCCGGGGTCGGGCGGGCAGTCACGCGTCGAGGTGacagccggccgccgccgccgccgccgccgccgccgccgtgggcaCGGCGAGGAATCGGCTGGGCGGCCTGCCCGGAATGATTCCGTTCAGCGATCGGCAGTCAGCGTCGCTGACTGTTCCGTCGAGCAGTTTGTGTGCACTGTTGGATTCAGCATGCAGCAGCAGGTCTGTAGCGTCCCTGACTGTTCCGTTTAGAATCGAGTTTCATTGCTGACAGTTTTACTAAAAATTACTAATGATAATAAATAGCCGACGAAAAAAATACACAATAGCCTGAATTTTATGCCATTGTTACACAAAAAAAAATACCGTAAAAAATACTGCTATAGGAGTAGCTCGGACAGCGTAAATTAAAGTTAGGTTCACTAGCCACTGCTTATGGCACGAGTACAACAGCTAGCAGCAGGCGTCGATCTCATCGCTCCGGTGCAGAGCCCACATAGGCATCGATAGCACGGCTGCACGGACACCCATCGCACGCGGCTCGGAGGGTGAGCGGTCTATTACCAACAGCTGCCGCGGCTGTAGATGGCGACGGCCGAGGACGGGCCCGGCGGGCCGGCGCTACCTgccgacggcgcgcgcgcgccggcgacggGGCCGTCGACGGCCGCATGGTTCACGTGTGGGTGTGGCCACGCGCAAACCGCCAGCGGCGCGTCAAAAAGGTCGCCGGCCTCCTCATCATGAGGCTGGCCGGCCGGACtccccgcgcctgggccgccgccACCCGTGTCTTGCCGCCATTGATCTCGGCAGGCAGGCAGCTGCGTGCGTTCCGGCGTGTAGCGCACGCGCGCACCCGTGGGCCGTGGGCGTACGTAGCGTAGCTTCACGGCCGTTGGAGGCGGACGGCCCCGGCCGCCGTCGTTCTCAGCCTAGCAACGGGGCCACACAATCATTGGCAGAGGGCAGAGGATGGTGCCGCCATGCAGGAGGGATAAGCCGATAAGGTTGGGTGACCGACCGACCGAACGAGTGCAGCAGGGCGCCCATCCTTGGCTCTACCCGATCAGCGATCACCCTGGTCCGCGGTTAGCTCTACTGCGAGACGCTGGGTTTCGGCCAAGACGAAGCACATTGCTACCAGTACAGTTGATAGCCTGCAACACGGTCTTCGTAAAGCACTGCTGGCTCATCACTCAACAACTTCAATGAGACTGACTCACAGCTATAGAGAGAGAGAAGCGATGCAAACTACCTGGAGAAAGGCTCCCTCCAACCCCCCGAGTAAGTGCACCGCCCGCTGTCAATGCCCATACAGGAGGCACGCGCATTCGCGAGTGACCGGACTGGAGCCACCGCATCCGACGGGTACCGGACGTCACGGCGCTGCCGCCATGCCATGGAGTATGAGGACAAGCCCGGGGTCAGTGAACCTAGCTAGAAGCTGTCCGCGCCTTCCACTAATGCTCGATTTCAACGGCTTCGAGGATCACAGTGAGCCGGGACAGCTCTGCCGGAATCCACTGTTCGGATTACTATCATACCTGACGAGTGGCGACGATGTCGCCGCCTGAGATAGGATCAAGCCAACAACCAAGCGTCAGCTTTCCCTCTTTAAAACACGCCAATCATACGCGCCCTGCAACCTGCACGAGTGCCATCGCATCGCATCACGGATCCAAGATTCTCTCACGGATTAGGTCAACTTATTGTTTAATCAAGGCTGCCGTACTGCCAAGAGTTGAATCGCAGAGGAGGCAGCAGGCAGCGCCGCTGCTGGTCCGCTACAGGCAGCTGAGCAATTATTCGGGACGGTTTGGGGTAGCGCCAAAAATTCGGCCGGAAAGGAGGTGCCGTGGACAAATTATAAATTTTATCGTTACGGACGTAACGATACTGATAATCTTAAATTTcgattcaaaatttaaaattttaaaaatatttaTAAAAATCAGGGGATAAAATTCTATAAAAAAACTAGACATTCTCCACAGTCTAAAATGATATCTGTTGATGAAATTAACCACCATTTACTAAGGCAAAAAAATAATTATCAATCAAAACCCATTAGAAACCCTATAACCCGTTAACCCGTGCAGAAAGCACAGTTGAGCCTAGTGACTTTGATCCTGTTAGTAGAATGATGGACCTCTCATTCTATTATTGTCGAAATGCGATTCAAGATTGGATGGAGCATGGCAGGTCTAATGCACCTCCTGTAATGGATGAGGATTCTGATTGCAGTGACACTCCACTTCCTAGCCAGATATTTATAGTAGAGGAGGATGTAAATTTAGATCGGTGGACAACTAAGAATGTTGGTGACACACA
The genomic region above belongs to Panicum hallii strain FIL2 chromosome 4, PHallii_v3.1, whole genome shotgun sequence and contains:
- the LOC112888486 gene encoding protein EXORDIUM-like is translated as MAEHGALLLLLMALAVTMAPPSAAFLVQPQPNLLTYHNGAVLSGDIPVSILWYGRFTPAQKAVVSDFLLSLSAPPRGAPSSSPSPSVAQWWSSINRLYLSKAAAVSKNGANGAGARNARVVLAGQVSDEACSLGKNLKMSQLPALAAAARPAKAGGIALVLTAQDVAVEGFCASRCGHHGSYGGGAGSSSRAAYAWVGNPAAQCPGQCAWPFHQPAYGPQAPPLVPPSGDAGMDGAVISVASMVAGAVTNPFGDGFYQGDRAAPLEAATACAGVYASGAYPGYAGRLLVDAATGASYNAHGARGRKYLLPALFDPDTSACSTLV
- the LOC112889405 gene encoding protein EXORDIUM-like 2, which codes for MGELKKPAFLPLQIISIVAIVLLSTAPPRCAAFNPRMLFLVKPDPIVLRDHGGALLTGNLTVNLLFYGRFAPAQRAIVADFVRSLSAAPRHPVAAPTVASWWRTTSLYRGGGSRVALGRQVLDERMSLGRGPLSPGNVTALARAAGHHRGAVTAVLTAADVAVAPFCVSRCGIHGRDRGGAHGRARYTYLWAGNPARQCPGQCAWPFHQPLHGPQAPPLVPPNGDVGADGMVISLAALLAGTVTNPYGDGYYQGEDAGAGLEAATACAGIFGSGAYPGYPGKLLTDPATGASYNAIGLGGRKYLLPALWDPTTSQCRTLV